Below is a genomic region from Syntrophales bacterium.
ATCTGCATAGTTTCGGTCCCTGGTGGCACCAGGCTCATCAATCACGATAGCCTTATTTCTACCGGAGAAACGGTTGAAAAGGGTTGATTTCCCCACATTGGGCCTTCCTATGATGGTAACAACCGGTTTCACTTAATTTTAACCTTATAAAATACTTATGACCGACGACATAAGAACCACACCACTTTGTCTGAAACTACCAGATATTTCACCGGGTGACAAGATAGATTTTGTCCCGCCCGTCTCTCATCTCCCGGGAATATAAAGTATCTTAAGTAGTCTCTTTCCTGTTGACACGTAATTGTCGTTATCCTATACTGCCTCTACAGGGAAACAAGTTCCTGTAAAGAATCAAAAAGTTATCAATCCCATGATCGCTATGGGTGGAATGGAGGAGAGGAAGGATTGTGCCGGGCTACCTGCGTGCGGGGCCGGCAGGAATATTTGATAATGTTCAAACCATGGCGACTTCACTACGGATGGATTGTAGTTGCAGGGGCAACCCTCGCCACTGCTGCCTCTGGTGGTGTCTTTTATAGTTTTGGTGTATTTTTTCAGCCTCTACAAGGAGAATTTGGCTGGACGCGAGCTACCACCGCATCGATAAACACTATATGGCTGATTAGCTTCGCGGTCTCAGGATATTTCATGGGGTGGTTGACCGATGTGCGTGGACCGAGATTTGCCCTCCTCCTGGGTGCTATCCTCACGGGTGCCGGTTTTGCCCTGAGCAGCCGTGCCGACTCCCTGAGTTACTTCTACCTCTCCTATACTCTTACAGGCATTGGGACAGCAGCGACCTGGTCACCGCCTCTGGCGGTAGTGCAGCGGTGGTTTGATAGAAAACGCGGGTTGGCATTGGGGATAGTTGCCTCTGGCGTGGGAATAGGAACCATGGTCTTAAGCCCGCTATTGAGCTGGTTCATAAGTTCTTACGGCTGGCGTGACGCATACATAGGTCTGGGTGTACTTTGCTTTGTGACGATGGCTGTAGCTGCCCTGACTATGGTACGAAGTCCACAGGAAAAAGGAATACTGCCCTATGGTGCCGAGCCGCGACGAATGACGTCTGCCATTGATGACCTGACAGAGTCCTCTCCCCAGGTGGGGGCACCAGCCAGCAGGGAGTACTGGACTCTCAGTGCTGCTGTCAGGACAACGGCTTTTTGCTACATATTGAGCATATACATGCTCAGTTTGGTACCAGTCTACATGATCCCTGCGCACATCGTCCGATTTGCTACTGATAGGGGTGTAACAGCACTGGTGGCGGCAAGTGCATTAGGAGCGTTCGGGATTGGAGGCACCATTGCCCGCGCTGGCGGAGGAGCCCTTTCGGATGTGCTGGGATGGACGAAAGGAATTGCCCTGTTCTCCTTTCTCACCGCACTGCCTGTCTTTGCTTTAGTAGGGATACACGATGCGGCTGCAATCTTCGGCACCATGCTTGCTCTTGGCGTGTTTGCCGGAGCCCGTGTACCGCTGATCCCCGGCCTGTTGGGATACTATTTCGGTAGGGACTATCTGGCCAGGCTAATCGCAATCACCCACGGGTCGGCTGTGCTCCTGGCATCGGGGAGTCCTATCCTCGCAGGTTTCATCTTCGACCGTACCGGTAGCTATGTTATTCCCTTCTCCATAGCAGGGTTCTGCGCCGTGGGTGCAGGGCTTCTTGCTCTGCTGACACGCCGACCCCATACGAGCCATTCTTGACCACCGCATACAGTCAGGCGAAATGGTGGCTTCAAGTAAGCCAGATTACTTAGAGGATGCTTGGATGAAAACACTACATAAAGCAATAATTGGCGATTCAAGGAAAATGAAAGAGGTTCCTGACGAATCCGTCCACCTTATTATTACTTCTCCTCCCTATTGGCAATTGAAAGATTATGGAAATGGGAAACAGATAGGGTTCAATGACACTTATGAAGAGTATATTAACAACCTTAATTTGGTCTGGAATGAATGCCATAGGGTTTTACATAAGGGTTGTCGTTTGTGTATTAATATCGGCGACCAGTTTGCTCGTTCTGTCTATTATGGACGGTATAAAGTTATTCCCATAAGAACAGAGATAATCAAATTTTGTGAAAGCACCGGTTTTGACTACATGGGTGCCATCATCTGGCAGAAAGTTACCACTTGCCATACCACTGGTGGAGCTACAGTAATGGGATCTTTCCCATACCCCCGAAGTGGAATTATTAAACTGGACTATGAATTTATTTTGGTTTTAAAAAAATATGGGAGTCCTCCAAAGGTCAGCAGTGAAATTAAAGAACAATCAAAATTAACACAAGAAGAATGGAATCAATACTTTACAGGACACTGGAATTTTCCAGGTGAAAAACAGGATAAACATTTAGCGATGTTTCCTGAAGAACTACCGAGACGCCTAATCAAGATGTTCAGTTTTGTTGGTGATACTGTCCTTGATCCATTTCTTGGAAGCGGCACAACCTCTTTGGCTGCCAAGAATCTGAATAGAAACTCCATTGGATACGAAATAAATGAGCATTTTCTTGCAGTCATAAATGAAAAACTTGGACTGAAACAAGGCACCTTTTTTCAAGATGCAACTTTTGAAATAATCAAACAGGATGGCGCGAAAACAGACTTCAAAGAGGAAATTGAGAAATTGCCTTACATTTTTGAAGACCCGATAAGATTTGACAAAAAGGTTGACCCCAGAAAATTGAGATTTGGGTCAAAAATAGATAATTCTCATCCACAAGGGGAAACATATTATTCCGTAAAAGAAATAATCTCCCCAGAGATGCTGATTTTGAATAATGGATTAAAAATAAGGCTATTGGGCGTGAAAAAGAGACCAGAGAAGAATGAAGAGGCGGTTCAATTTTTGAGGGAAAAAACCCGCGGACAAAAGGTATTCCTAAAGTTTGACGCCATAAAATACGATGATGAAAATAACTTGCTCTGCTATCTTTATTCGTGGAACAAGACCTTTTTAAATGCCCATTTGATTAAAAATGGTTTGGCTGATGTAGATATCACGTTTGATTATAAATACAAGTCAAAATTTTTAGAATATAAAAGGAGGATGAAAACATGAATGAATCAAAATGGGTTTGTGAAAGATGTCGAAAGGCGTTTGATCTAGGGCAAGGAGAAGGCTGGGTTACTCTTACTGAAGACGAAGATTCATATTATAAGGCCAAACTTACTCCGCTTGTGTCTTATGAAAAAGTCTGCTACGAGTGCGCAGACGAACTCTTTGCTGTCGTCGAGAAATGTGACAAAAATTGTCTTAATTGTGAAACCGCTGTAATGTGGGGACTCTCCATTAGTGATTGCCTCAAATTTCAATTGAAATTTGAGGTTATACAGCTACCTCAGATAGAACGACCACTCAAGGGTAGTATTGAAGAGGCAAGGGAAATCCTGAGAATATTTGGTGGATTCTAGCTATGCATAGGAAAAGATAATGCCTAAAGAATGGATTATAAACCAAGCAAATATGCGCTGGCAATTTAACAGACCCAGGAATGTCGGAAAAGTTTCGGAAGAGATAAGAAAATGTGTTCCCAAATCTTTGGAGGATTGGGAGGAGTATTACTATCAAAAAGTCTATCCCAAGAAGCATTTAGAGGATTTAGGGCGGAAGCTCTACATAAAAATTAGCGAGGTGTGTCAAGCCGAAATCGAGAGTATAACGGAACAAGATTGCACAGATTTTGTTATCAACCTGGTAATTAATCGAACTTACGATGGGTATCAGTCTGAGATACAGACCATTTATGGGCAACTGCAACATGCACTGGGCGTTAGAGTAGAACCAGCACCAGACAAATGGGATAGGGGATATAATATGGATTTTTTCATCAAGGTAAAGGATAAATATATCGGGCTTCAAATTAAACCTGCGGGATATGCTTACATTACGCAAATCATTAATGAGTTAGAGTTCCAGAAAAAGACGCATGAAAGATTTACCGCCAAATATGGTGGCAGAGTCTTTTATATCATTTCAGTGAAGGATGGGAAAAAGAAAGTTATCTATAATCCGGAAGTAATTGAAGAAATCCAAAAGGAGATTGAGAGATTGAAGAAAGAATGAGGCCACCACTGCGTCTAACACATGCATAAAAGGTATTTTCAAGGTTCTAAGAAGATGAAATAGAAAGAGGTATTTACGGATGAAAAGGGTACTGGCAGCGATGAGTGGTGGGGTGGACTCCTCTGTGGCCGCCTTTCTGCTGAAGGAGGAGGGTTATGAAGTCACGGGTGTGACGATGTGTCTTGGTGTCAGAGAAGCGAAAGGGATAGGGTGTTGCGGACAGGATGCCATAGAGGATGCAAGGAGAGTCTGTGACAGGCTCGGAATCCCCCACTACGTGATGGACTTTTCGAGAGATCTTGACGAAAAGGTTATCGGTAAATTTATTGCCGAATATCTACGGGGGAGGACACCCAATCCCTGTATAGATTGCAACAGATACATAAAATTTGGCACCCTCTGGGAAAAGGGGATTACTTCCGGCTTTGATTTTATCGCTACCGGCCACTACGCAAAGATAGAAAGAGATCAAGAGGGGTACTCTTTAAAAAGACCGAGGGACAGACGGAAAGACCAAACCTATTTTCTCTATCCCATTAAATACAATAAGCTAAAATCTATCCTTTTCCCTCTGGCTCCCTTCACCAAGGAAGAGGTACGGGACATGGCAAGAAAAGCAGGTATACAGGTAGCCGGGAAACGGGAGAGCCAGGATATCTGTTTTGTGACCCAGAAGGACTACCGAACATTTATGTCAGAGAAAACACAGGGGCTAAAATCCGGTCCGATTATGGATGTAAAGGGAAACACGCTGGGAAGGCATAAGGGGATCGTTTTTTACACTATCGGTCAGAGAGGTGGCCTGGGAATCAGCCACAGAGTCCCGCTTTATGTGGTTTCCATAGATGTTGAGAGGAATCGGATCATCGTGGGCGAGAAAAAAGACTTAAAAGCGAAAGAACTTATCGCAGGAGATTTGAACATCCTTGCCAGACACTGGCCATCCGTGGTTTATGCCAGGATAAGATACAGAAAAAGAGAGGCCCGGTGCACGATCTCTTTTGAGAATAATAAACTCAGGGTTCTATTTGATGAAGAACAGGAGGCCATAACCCCGGGGCAGTCAGTGGTGTGTTACCATGACAACCGTGTCCTGGGAGGGGGAATCATTGAAGAGGTTTTAGATGGAAATTGTTGAAGAAATCAGGAGTCTGAAGAGAGAGAGGAACGCTATCATCCTGGCACACAACTACCAAATTCCCGAGGTTCAGGATGTGGCGGATTATGTGGGAGATTCCCTGGGCCTGAGTATCAAGGCCGCAGGGACAGATGCGGATGTTATCGTGTTCTGTGGTGTTTTTTTCATGGCAGAGACGGCAAAGATACTGTCACCTCAAAAGACGGTTCTCATCCCTGACAGGAATGCAGGCTGTCCCATGGCAAATATGATCAATGCTGATCAACTCAGGGGCTTAAAGGCAAAACACCCCCAGGCGAAGGTATTATGCTACGTGAATACCACAGCGGAGGTGAAGGCAGAATGTGATCTGTGCTGTACATCGGCAAATGCCGTCAGGATGGTAACGGATGTTCTGAGAAATGAAAGAGAAATCATCTTTGTTCCCGACAAATACCTTGCCGATTACGTTTCCCTACAAACCGGTCGGAATTTCATCGTCTGGAAAGGATTCTGTCCTACACATGTCAGAATCTTAGTTGAAGATATTCTAAAGCAGAAGAGTTTACATCCGGAGGCAGAGATCGTTGTCCATCCCGAGTGCACGCCGCCAGTTATCAAGGTAGCTGACAGGGTATTTTCTACAGAGGGAATGTGTAAATATGCGAGAGAATCCAGGGCAAAAGAGCTCATTATCGGCACAGAAACCGGCATCCTCCATCGTCTGAGGAAAGAGAACCCGGATAAAGTTTTTTATCCTGCCTCGGAACTTGCCGTATGCCCGAATATGAAACTCACCACTTTAGAGAAAGTTCTGTGGTCACTCCAGGGGTTGCATCATGAGGTCGTCGTGCCGGAGGAAGTCATCTCCCGGGCGAAGCAGAGCATACAGAGAATGCTAAGAAATGGTATTACCATCTAAGAGGGAAATAGAATGCTTCAACAAATTGAAAGGATGGCGTCTTCATTTTGCCTGGCTGAGATTAACTGATGGAGATCACGAAGCTGTCTTGCGTATCGCTATTGACGGGACAGTTTCCATCTTTCGGAAGAAATTCTTTGCTGGCTCATACGTGGACGAACCTATTGTTTGTTCCACTCGCCTGCTTTTGATGAGTGGAGGCCTCTCCAGGGAGAGATGCGTATCGTCATTTGAACTCCTTGCGAAAAGGGTTCTCGATGGTCAGGGTATTCAGAGTGAAAAGCCAGGTGTAGTATTCCGGGACCTCCTTTCCCTGAAATCTATGACCCCCTGGAGCATTATGGATATTTCCCAAGTCTCTTTTCCTTTAGTCTTCCGTATGGGAAGGGAAGAAGATGGGTTGAATCGGGATGAACGCAATTCCAATTTGAAAGGATATCCTGTACTTTGTGACAGGCATGGAAGAGTCTGGACACCAATTACCCTTGCTGATGAGGCTGACATTGACGCACTATGTCGAGATATTCTGCTTGTCTGTTACGCTCCCATTGAACAAACAAGAGAAGTGGCTCCAAAGTCACATTTGGGAAGAATGATACATATGACACAGTCGTTCCGATTTGTCATGGAACGAGCCTTTTTACCAGAGGAGGAGGTTGTAATTTAAATGCGACTGTCTTGCAGAGGAAGATATGTTACTCGAGCCATGATTGAACTTGCGCTCCATCATGGGAAAGAACCACTCCCGATAAGAATCATAGAGAAAAATCAGGGCATTTCGAAAAAATACCTGACCCAATTGATGGGTAATCTGAAACTGGCCGGACTTGTAAGAGTCGTCAGGGGAAAAAACGGGGGATACATGCTTACCCGCCACCCTTCAGAAATTACCTTAGCCGACATTCTGTATTCTGTCGAGGGAGATATGTCACTCATTGACTGTGTTAAGGACCACAGATTATGCTACCGGTCTAGTGAATGCATATCGCTTCCAACCTGGGTCGAGCTTAGCCAGTTGATCAAGAACTATTTGCAATCCATCACCTTGGCAGACGTTCTTAAAAAAGGAATTTTGTCACAAGTGTCTGATGGGGAGGCAAAATAAGGCAAGGCGATCATCCTATTGGGAGTCGGAGACACGGATATTGGGACTATGTAAACGTTCAGGCTATCAGTCCTCAGTTTTCAGCTAAAACAGGATGACATAAGACATAAGGGGAAGTCTACAACTCCCAAGAAAAGTTCTCATACTGAAGTTTTTGTTGGCTCATCACGGGTTATGGTACAAAGGAAGTGGATAGAACCTTGGCTCATACATGAGCTAAAAGCGGACCTCCATTGCCCGAGGAGGGCAAGCCTTTATACAGAGCCCGCAGGCGATGCAC
It encodes:
- a CDS encoding Rrf2 family transcriptional regulator, which translates into the protein MRLSCRGRYVTRAMIELALHHGKEPLPIRIIEKNQGISKKYLTQLMGNLKLAGLVRVVRGKNGGYMLTRHPSEITLADILYSVEGDMSLIDCVKDHRLCYRSSECISLPTWVELSQLIKNYLQSITLADVLKKGILSQVSDGEAK
- the mnmA gene encoding tRNA 2-thiouridine(34) synthase MnmA, with amino-acid sequence MKRVLAAMSGGVDSSVAAFLLKEEGYEVTGVTMCLGVREAKGIGCCGQDAIEDARRVCDRLGIPHYVMDFSRDLDEKVIGKFIAEYLRGRTPNPCIDCNRYIKFGTLWEKGITSGFDFIATGHYAKIERDQEGYSLKRPRDRRKDQTYFLYPIKYNKLKSILFPLAPFTKEEVRDMARKAGIQVAGKRESQDICFVTQKDYRTFMSEKTQGLKSGPIMDVKGNTLGRHKGIVFYTIGQRGGLGISHRVPLYVVSIDVERNRIIVGEKKDLKAKELIAGDLNILARHWPSVVYARIRYRKREARCTISFENNKLRVLFDEEQEAITPGQSVVCYHDNRVLGGGIIEEVLDGNC
- a CDS encoding MFS transporter — encoded protein: MFKPWRLHYGWIVVAGATLATAASGGVFYSFGVFFQPLQGEFGWTRATTASINTIWLISFAVSGYFMGWLTDVRGPRFALLLGAILTGAGFALSSRADSLSYFYLSYTLTGIGTAATWSPPLAVVQRWFDRKRGLALGIVASGVGIGTMVLSPLLSWFISSYGWRDAYIGLGVLCFVTMAVAALTMVRSPQEKGILPYGAEPRRMTSAIDDLTESSPQVGAPASREYWTLSAAVRTTAFCYILSIYMLSLVPVYMIPAHIVRFATDRGVTALVAASALGAFGIGGTIARAGGGALSDVLGWTKGIALFSFLTALPVFALVGIHDAAAIFGTMLALGVFAGARVPLIPGLLGYYFGRDYLARLIAITHGSAVLLASGSPILAGFIFDRTGSYVIPFSIAGFCAVGAGLLALLTRRPHTSHS
- a CDS encoding MjaI family restriction endonuclease, producing MPKEWIINQANMRWQFNRPRNVGKVSEEIRKCVPKSLEDWEEYYYQKVYPKKHLEDLGRKLYIKISEVCQAEIESITEQDCTDFVINLVINRTYDGYQSEIQTIYGQLQHALGVRVEPAPDKWDRGYNMDFFIKVKDKYIGLQIKPAGYAYITQIINELEFQKKTHERFTAKYGGRVFYIISVKDGKKKVIYNPEVIEEIQKEIERLKKE
- a CDS encoding DNA methyltransferase, encoding MKTLHKAIIGDSRKMKEVPDESVHLIITSPPYWQLKDYGNGKQIGFNDTYEEYINNLNLVWNECHRVLHKGCRLCINIGDQFARSVYYGRYKVIPIRTEIIKFCESTGFDYMGAIIWQKVTTCHTTGGATVMGSFPYPRSGIIKLDYEFILVLKKYGSPPKVSSEIKEQSKLTQEEWNQYFTGHWNFPGEKQDKHLAMFPEELPRRLIKMFSFVGDTVLDPFLGSGTTSLAAKNLNRNSIGYEINEHFLAVINEKLGLKQGTFFQDATFEIIKQDGAKTDFKEEIEKLPYIFEDPIRFDKKVDPRKLRFGSKIDNSHPQGETYYSVKEIISPEMLILNNGLKIRLLGVKKRPEKNEEAVQFLREKTRGQKVFLKFDAIKYDDENNLLCYLYSWNKTFLNAHLIKNGLADVDITFDYKYKSKFLEYKRRMKT
- the nadA gene encoding quinolinate synthase NadA — encoded protein: MEIVEEIRSLKRERNAIILAHNYQIPEVQDVADYVGDSLGLSIKAAGTDADVIVFCGVFFMAETAKILSPQKTVLIPDRNAGCPMANMINADQLRGLKAKHPQAKVLCYVNTTAEVKAECDLCCTSANAVRMVTDVLRNEREIIFVPDKYLADYVSLQTGRNFIVWKGFCPTHVRILVEDILKQKSLHPEAEIVVHPECTPPVIKVADRVFSTEGMCKYARESRAKELIIGTETGILHRLRKENPDKVFYPASELAVCPNMKLTTLEKVLWSLQGLHHEVVVPEEVISRAKQSIQRMLRNGITI